The following coding sequences are from one Daphnia pulex isolate KAP4 chromosome 11, ASM2113471v1 window:
- the LOC124208104 gene encoding ubiquitin-conjugating enzyme E2 W-like isoform X2, producing the protein MSSHHSRFTCSPAQKRLQKELVSLIKEPPPGVVIDGESVGQSLDLLVLSINGAQGTIYEGEQFQLQFRFGPKYPFDSPEVVFVGSEIPVHPHVYSNGHICLSILTDDWSPALSIFSVCVSIISMLSSCKEKKRPPDDSMYVKTCSKNPKKTKWWYHDEEV; encoded by the exons atgtcATCACATCACTCGCGTTTCACATGTTCTCCTGCTCag AAAAGGCTGCAAAAGGAGCTTGTCTCCTTGATCAAGGAACCTCCTCCTGGTGTTGTGATCGATGGAGAATCTGTGGGCCAGAGCCTGGACTT gttggtgttgagtattaatgGAGCTCAAGGAACGATTTACGAAGGGGAGCAGTTTCAGTTACAGTTTCGTTTCGGACCAAAGTACCCTTTCGATTCGCCCGAG GTTGTTTTCGTCGGATCGGAGATCCCTGTCCATCCGCACGTCTACAGCAACG GCCACATCTGCCTCAGTATATTGACCGATGACTGGTCACCGGCTCTGTCCATTTTTTCGGTCTGTGTTTCCATTATCTCAATGCTCAGCTCTTGTAAAGAAAAG AAGAGACCACCGGATGACAGTATGTACGTGAAAACGTGCAGCAAGAACccaaagaaaaccaaatggtGGTACCACG ACGAAGAAGTGTAA
- the LOC124208104 gene encoding ubiquitin-conjugating enzyme E2 W-like isoform X1 produces MSDKSLTQSCVLQRQEKRLQKELVSLIKEPPPGVVIDGESVGQSLDLLVLSINGAQGTIYEGEQFQLQFRFGPKYPFDSPEVVFVGSEIPVHPHVYSNGHICLSILTDDWSPALSIFSVCVSIISMLSSCKEKKRPPDDSMYVKTCSKNPKKTKWWYHDEEV; encoded by the exons ATGAGTGACAAATCCCTGACTCAATCGTGTGTTCTTCAGAGACAAGAG AAAAGGCTGCAAAAGGAGCTTGTCTCCTTGATCAAGGAACCTCCTCCTGGTGTTGTGATCGATGGAGAATCTGTGGGCCAGAGCCTGGACTT gttggtgttgagtattaatgGAGCTCAAGGAACGATTTACGAAGGGGAGCAGTTTCAGTTACAGTTTCGTTTCGGACCAAAGTACCCTTTCGATTCGCCCGAG GTTGTTTTCGTCGGATCGGAGATCCCTGTCCATCCGCACGTCTACAGCAACG GCCACATCTGCCTCAGTATATTGACCGATGACTGGTCACCGGCTCTGTCCATTTTTTCGGTCTGTGTTTCCATTATCTCAATGCTCAGCTCTTGTAAAGAAAAG AAGAGACCACCGGATGACAGTATGTACGTGAAAACGTGCAGCAAGAACccaaagaaaaccaaatggtGGTACCACG ACGAAGAAGTGTAA
- the LOC124208112 gene encoding nose resistant to fluoxetine protein 6-like: MKYLLMVISFLLLWVVEGRSQHLTNPFSSLTDEDRSWNMWRRTIDEQLEESGSAFDLTSLLHNVFVALKSSSFPTAVASNISQQCLQDSQLYVHSLYTNRSLWALQMKESSGQLPPGLFGSFNFQADGLFDECQAVKAPDFDGQYCKVFFKTAPVNQSEIVPQKSTGEEQSERSNFITIFQLLGRFLGTDRVDPKLSAADAYSHLLPSVSFCLPSSCSAEDLGQAVAELIGSYVIANKSIVTITDEQYCFKESNSPPALDGATITVIVVLSLIGFLVVSATIHEAWRMYRGTDFDAKKDGTAIIALHCFSILNNGRKILSMKVPVSSSDNFGCIHGLRFFSTCWVVVGHTWNFMISKILNPKAAYKDALGFGMQTIGNATVSVDTFFLMSGLLVSFLLLRELDRNKGKFNVGLFYLHRYLRLTPVYAVILGFVATLMVYLGTGPNWYSVTFYADACRTAWWRQFLYINNAKTQCMGQSWYLAIDMQLFILSPLFIYPLWRWKKFGLAWLAFVTLLCHAAIFAVYAIYDLPPTVIITRSNKDNAVSEYYVHYYLKTWARAPPYLLGIGVGWYLHITKQSGNRLTKSLVAIGWTLSAIVGLAIVYGLFPYVDQFKVPEISSAVKMTYGPLHRTAWACVIAWIILACSRGYGGFVNRILSWKGFLPLGRLTYCVYLIHYDYLNVFYAAVRKQFYYTMFEQFTTCFGVLVVTFALAFVASVTVEASFLNLEKFIFAFKLKGKSKDEIEPKVDGKT, from the exons ATGAAATATCTATTGATGGTTATTAGTTTCCTTTTATTATGGGTAGTAGAAGGACGGTCTCAGCACCTGACGAATCCCTTTTCATCGCTGACGGACGAGGATCGAAGCTGGAACATGTGGAGGAGAACCATCGACGAACAACTAGAAGAATCTGGGTCCGCTTTTGATTTAACTTCGCTACTTCACAACGTTTTCGTCGCGCTgaaatcttcttcatttccaaCGGCTGTGGCTAGCAACATTTCCCAACAGTGTCTACAAGACAGTCAGTTGTATGTCCACAGTCTTTACACCAACCGGAGCCTATGGGCCTTGCAAA TGAAGGAATCATCAGGACAATTGCCACCGGGATTGTTTGGTTCGTTTAATTTCCAAGCGGACGGACTGTTTGACGAATGCCAGGCCGTTAAGGCGCCCGATTTCGACGGGCAGTATTGTAAGGTCTTTTTCAAAACTGCGCCCGTCAACCAGTCAGAAATCGTCCCTCAAAAATCGACAGGTGAGGAACAAAGTGAGCGGAGCAACTTTATAACCATTTTCCAGCTGTTGGGCAGATTTCTGGGTACCGATCGAGTCGATCCGAAATTATCCGCGGCGGATGCTTATTCCCACCTCTTGCCCAGCGTCAGCTTCTGTTTACCATCATCCTGCAGTGCAGAAGATCTCGGCCAAGCCGTCGCTGAACTCATTGGCAGTTACGTCATAGCTAATAAATCTATCGTGACCATCACTGACGAGCAATACTGCTTTAAAGAAAGCAACAGTCCACCTGCTTTGGATGGAGCCACCATCACAGTCAT AGTGGTTTTGAGTCTTATCGGTTTTCTGGTTGTGTCGGCAACAATTCACGAAGCCTGGCGAATGTACCGCGGAACGGATTTTGACGCCAAGAAGGATGGTACGGCCATTATTGCTCTGCATTGTTTCTCGATATTAAACAACGGACGTAAAATCCTGTCGATGAAAGTTCCGGTCTCATCCAGCGACAATTTCGGATGCATTCACGGCCTCCGCTTCTTTTCCACCTGCTGGGTCGTTGTGGGTCACACCTGGAACTTTATGATATCGAAAATCCTGAATCCGAAAGCCGCTTACAAG GACGCACTGGGTTTTGGTATGCAGACCATTGGCAACGCCACCGTTTcggttgacactttcttcttgATGAGCGGCTTACTGGTGTCGTTCCTTTTGCTCCGCGAGCTGGACCGCAACAAAGGCAAATTCAACGTCGGCCTCTTCTACCTGCATCGATACCTGCGACTCACGCCAGTCTACGCCGTCATCCTCGGCTTTGTTGCCACTTTGATGGTCTACCTGGGCACCGGCCCCAATTGGTACAGCGTGACTTTCTACGCAGACGCTTGCCGCACCGCCTGGTGGAGGCAGTTCCTCTACA tTAACAATGCGAAAAcacag TGCATGGGACAATCTTGGTACTTGGCTATTGATATGCAACTGTTTATCCTATCGCCGCTCTTTATTTATCCGCTTTGGCGCTGGAAGAAATTCGGATTGGCTTGGCTGGCCTTCGTTACGCTTTTGTGTCACGCTGCCATCTTCGCCGTCTATGCCATTTACGACCTTCCTCCCACAGTTATCATCACACGAAG CAATAAAGATAATGCAGTGTCGGAATATTACGTCCATTATTACCTGAAGACATGGGCCAGAGCGCCACCTTACCTTCTCGGAATTGGGGTAGGGTGGTATTTACATATCACCAAACAATCGGGAAATCGATTGACAAAG TCTTTAGTGGCCATTGGATGGACATTATCCGCAATTGTTGGACTTGCCATCGTCTACGGTCTGTTCCCCTACGTCGATCAGTTCAAAGTTCCCGAAATCAGTTCGGCTGTCAAAATGACTTACGGGCCGCTGCACAGAACGGCCTGGGCTTGCGTCATAGCCTGGATTATCTTGGCCTGTTCTCGTGGTTACGGAG GTTTCGTGAATCGGATCCTGTCGTGGAAGGGATTCCTACCGCTTGGCCGACTGACTTATTGCGTCTACCTGATCCACTATGACTATCTGAACGTGTTCTACGCCGCCGTGCGCAAGCAGTTCTATTACACAATGTTCGAACAGTTCACCACTTGTTTCGGCGTTCTCGTCGTCACGTTCGCCCTGGCATTTGTGGCGTCAGTCACTGTTGAAGCTTCTTTCCTGAATTTGGAGAAATTCATCTTCGCTTTTAAGCTCAAAG GCAAATCGAAAGATGAAATCGAGCCCAAAGTTGACGGGAAAACGTAG
- the LOC124208111 gene encoding nose resistant to fluoxetine protein 6-like — protein sequence MGSILRTVSFFLFSVGYCQSQQFLNPNFIISAESERTFEQWGNAINEQLEQQQSGDSYDFMSLLRQVFTALKSSSFPTAVANNISQQCLEDSQFYVNSLYTNQSRWAIQMLESTAKLPTGLFGYNNIHADGLFDECLAARAPGFDGQYCSVFFQPVAVNQSEILPPESLFDNAIEERNNLITIFQLLGRISGSDRVQPKVSVADVNTYLFPSTTFCLPSSCSAEDLGQAVAELIGSYVIANNSLVTVTDELYCFKENNDPDPPAFDGVVITVLTVFGIVSLLIVLATTHEGWRTYCGTEFDAEKDGKAITALHCFSIVNNGRKILSMKVPASSSDNFGCIHGLRFFSTCWVVVGHTFILASSRTINRIAVVEDFKTVGMQTIGNASVSVDTFFLISGLLASFLLLRELDRNKGKFNVGLYYLHRYLRLTIVYAFVLGFIASLNVYVGTGPNWYDVNKYSNACRLAWWRQFLYINNLFPTDPNYGCMVQTWYLAVDMQLFVVAPLLIYPIWRWKKWGLAWLAFIALLCQASIFYVYAKYDLSPTAWATRTDDWATITDYNDHYYFKPWTRAPPYLVGILAGWYLSITKHSPTRLSKSLVAIGWTLSIAVGLAIVYGLAPYVDESTVPEISPALKMTYGPLHRTAWACVIAWIIFACSRGYGGFVNRLLSWRGFIPLGRLTYCVYLVHLDYLIIFYAAVRKQFYYTLYEQFTTCFGALVFVFLLAFVVSLTLEASFLNLEKFIFSSKPKSDSLSKKS from the exons ATGGGTTCCATCCTGCGAACCGTTagctttttcctgttttcggTAGGATATTGCCAATCTCAACAGTTTCTAAATCCgaatttcatcatttcagCCGAGAGTGAGCGAACCTTTGAGCAGTGGGGGAACGCCATCAACGAGCAActagagcagcagcaatctGGAGACAGTTATGATTTCATGTCGCTACTTCGACAGGTTTTTACAGCTCTGAAATCTTCATCGTTCCCCACTGCTGTAGCCAACAACATCAGTCAACAATGTCTAGAAGACAGTCAGTTCTACGTCAACAGCCTCTACACCAATCAAAGTCGGTGGGCCATTCAaa tgcTGGAATCAACGGCGAAACTACCTACGGGGTTGTTTGGATACAACAACATTCACGCGGATGGGTTGTTCGACGAATGTCTGGCCGCTCGGGCGCCTGGATTCGATGGTCAGTACTGCAGTGTTTTCTTTCAACCAGTTGCAGTCAATCAATCGGAAATCCTTCCACCGGAATCTTTGTTTGACAACGCAATTGAGGAACGGAACAACTTGATAACAATTTTCCAGTTACTGGGTCGAATTTCGGGATCGGATCGGGTCCAACCCAAAGTGTCGGTGGCGGATGTCAACACTTATCTTTTCCCGAGTACAACCTTCTGTCTGCCGTCATCTTGCAGTGCGGAAGATCTCGGCCAAGCGGTGGCCGAGCTTATCGGCAGTTACGTCATCGCTAATAACTCTTTGGTGACAGTAACCGACGAACtttattgttttaaagaaaacaatgatCCCGATCCACCTGCCTTCGACGGAGTCGTCATTACCGTCTT GACAGTGTTCGGTATTGTTAGTCTTTTGATTGTATTGGCCACCACTCACGAAGGCTGGCGAACGTACTGCGGGACCGAATTCGATGCCGAGAAGGATGGAAAGGCCATTACTGCTCTCCACTGTTTCTCGATAGTAAACAACGGCCGTAAAATCCTGTCGATGAAAGTGCCTGCCTCTTCCAGCGACAATTTCGGATGCATTCACGGCCTCCGCTTCTTTTCCACTTGCTGGGTCGTCGTGGGCCACACGTTCATTCTTGCATCCAGCAGAACTATCAATCGAATAGCGGTTGTAGAG GATTTTAAAACGGTGGGCATGCAAACTATTGGCAACGCCTCCGTTTCAGTTGACACGTTCTTTTTAATTAGCGGTTTGCTCGCATCGTTCCTCTTGCTCCGGGAATTGGACCGTAACAAAGGAAAATTCAACGTCGGCCTATACTACTTGCATCGATATTTGAGACTGACTATCGTGTACGCTTTCGTTCTTGGATTTATTGCATCTTTAAATGTTTACGTCGGTACCGGTCCCAACTGGTACGACgtgaataaatattcaaacgcTTGTCGTCTCGCATGGTGGAGGCAATTTCTCTACA TTAACAACTTATTTCCTACGGATCCTAATTACGGT TGTATGGTGCAAACGTGGTATCTGGCTGTCGACATGCAACTCTTTGTCGTCGCTCCTCTGCTCATTTATCCAATTTGGCGATGGAAGAAATGGGGACTTGCCTGGCTGGCCTTTATTGCGCTACTTTGTCAAGCGTCCATCTTCTACGTTTATGCCAAATACGACCTGAGCCCTACAGCTTGGGCCACCAGAAC cgATGATTGGGCCACGATTACTGATTACAATGATCACTACTATTTCAAACCGTGGACTAGAGCACCGCCGTATTTGGTGGGAATCTTGGCCGGCTGGTACTTGAGCATCACCAAACACTCTCCAACTCGACTGTCGAAA TCTTTAGTGGCCATTGGATGGACATTATCCATAGCTGTTGGTTTGGCCATCGTCTACGGTTTGGCTCCCTATGTCGATGAGTCGACAGTGCCCGAGATTAGTCCAGCGCTCAAAATGACTTATGGGCCCTTGCATCGGACCGCTTGGGCTTGCGTCATAGCCTGGATTATTTTCGCTTGTTCTCGAGGATATGGag GTTTCGTTAACAGGCTGTTGTCATGGAGGGGATTCATCCCACTTGGGCGGCTGACTTATTGCGTTTACTTAGTCCACTTGGATTACCTGATAATTTTCTACGCCGCTGTGCGTAAGCAGTTTTATTACACTTTGTATGAACAGTTCACCACTTGCTTCGGTGCTCTGGTCTTCGTTTTTCTACTGGCTTTTGTGGTATCCCTCACATTGGAAGCATCTTTCCTCAACTTGGAGAAATTCATCTTCTCTTCGAAGCCCAAAAGCGATTCATTATCAAAGAAATCTTAG
- the LOC124208113 gene encoding uncharacterized protein LOC124208113, producing the protein MNAQSLHAEKRVSATRTFYCVFIGLKLSPLSLNSNRTTISLAVQVHCDTMKPSVNIKSTQTLSVSNHYVHKLLGASHNVLPVKARMRISSQRENHHGSQFHIRESIQHKKNNIRLEFLQHACRSWQFNLIMWPETPVHIFPNVVSCFTYVRFVTCRITSESRNWVPEPECLFVSDEIPLFAFETGQKCVADSVFRGLSLPPYFSLLHLEMIRYFHAIKPT; encoded by the exons ATGAATGCTCAATCTCTCCATGCTGAAAAAAGAGTGAGTGCTACTAGAACATTTTATTGTGTCTTTATCGGGCTTAAGTTATCACCACTTAGCTTAAACTCAAATCGCACAACCATAAGTCTAGCTGTTCAAGTACATTGTGATACCATGAAGCCATCTGTGAATATAAAGTCAACACAAACGCTCAGTGTCAGCAACCACTACGTTCATAAACTGCTAGGTGCTAGCCACAATGTTTTGCCTGTAAAAGCAAGAATGCGAATTTCCAGTCAACGAGAGAATCACCATGGGTCACAGTTTCATATCAGAGAATCCATacaacacaagaaaaacaatattaGACTAGAA TTTCTTCAACATGCCTGTAGATCTTGGCAATTCaatctgatcatgtggcctgaaaCTCCTGTACACATTTTCccaaatgtcgtctcttgcttcACGTACGTTCGTTTCGTCACATGCAGAATTACTTCAGAAAGTAGAA ACTGG GTGCCGGAGCCGGAGTGTCTGTTCGTGAGTGACGAAATACCGCTATTTGCTTTCGAGACAGGACAGAAATGTGTTGCTGACAGTGTTTTTCGAGGTCTGAGCCTTCCtccctatttttctcttttacattTAGAAATGATAAGGTATTTCCACGCCATTAAACCAACCTGA
- the LOC124208121 gene encoding inositol monophosphatase 3-like has translation MNFGGTIRPNNKAVAIFLVSVATLYLIYTWRNSAALAKESAFGSEKVSIGEILCAAIAAAEAGGREVKAVREKGTELNEKSKGKTKEGVKDVLTDGDMRSHQVMYSTLTSYFPHIKVISEEHDENNISMEPVNFNKKCPALEQISKLEWAPNDSITIWIDPLDATKEYTENLLEYVTTMVCIAVKGEPVVGVIHKPFEKKTYWAWVGQGMAEELLEINKAPEADNESFIISLSHTGDAVENRIKSKFPNAKVEKAGGAGYKSLQIASRHNAAYVHMTHIKKWDVCAGHAILKALGGRVTTMKNEPIKYGSGANDEVLIKDGLLASLHNGDFYSKLFKE, from the exons ATGAATTTCGGAGGTACTATTCGACCCAATAATAAAGCTGTCGCCATCTTCTTGGTAAGTGTGGCGAcgctttatttgatttatacTTGGAGAAATAGTGCAGCATTGGCAAAAGAATCGGCTTTTGGGAGTGAAAAAGTTAGCATTGGGGAGATATTATGTGCTGCAATTGCAGCAGCTGAGGCAGGTGGCAGAGAGGTGAAAGCTGTTCGAGAGAAAGGAACCGAGCTCAATGAGAAGAGTAaaggcaaaacaaaagaaggtgTCAAGGATGTCTTGACCGATGGAGATATGAGATCACATCAAGTCATGTACAGTACACTAACCTCTTATTTCCCTCACATAAAA GTAATTTCTGAAGAACATGATGAGAATAACATCTCCATGGAACCAGTCAACTTCAACAAGAAATGCCCTGCTCTCGAGCAAATATCAAAATTAGAATGGGCACCAAATGATTCCATTACAATTTGGATTGATCCACTGGATGCAACCAAAGAATACACAG AAAACTTGCTGGAGTATGTGACCACCATGGTATGTATTGCAGTAAAAGGTGAACCAGTTGTTGGAGTTATCCACAAgccttttgaaaagaagactTACTGGGCTTGGGTTGGTCAGGGAATGGCCGAAGAATTGCTCGAAATCAATAAAGCG CCCGAGGCCGACAACGAATCCTTTATAATTTCGCTGTCACACACCGGAGACGCTGTTGAAAACCGTATCAAATCAAAGTTTCCTAACGCCAAAGTGGAGAAAGCTGGGGGTGCAG GTTACAAGTCGTTGCAGATTGCCAGTCGACACAATGCAGCGTATGTACACATGACACACATTAAAAAGTGGGATGTATGTGCGGGGCACGCAATTCTAAAAGCCTTGGGAGGTCGTGTCACCACCATGAAAAATGAACCCATCAAATATGGTAGTGGTGCAAATGATGAAGTCCTTATTAAGGATGGTCTGCTTGCCAGTTTACACAATGGtgatttttattcaaaattatttaaagaataa